Within Candidatus Saccharibacteria bacterium, the genomic segment GCACTAGCCGAAAAGAGGAAGCGACCAATCTTGGCAGTAATGCCAGCGGCCATCTTGACCTTCTGCATGCTACCGGCTTTACCTAGCTCGTTTTTCCAAAATAGCTTCAGGTCTTCATCTTCAAGGTTCTTGATCGCGTCTTTTGCGAACTTGCCGTCGTTTAGCAGGCGGAAGATCGTAAAGAGGGTAGGATTTTCAAGCGTCAACGCTGTTTGCGTCGCATTACGCAAAATGTATTCGATACGATGCCCGCCGCTATCGTCTTCGGAAAATATCTTGCGCATGACAGAAACAACTGACTCGGTGACGCGGTCTTTCGCGGAGCAAATCATTTCCATAACCCCTCTGGTAATTCCAGCAGGTTGACGCCAATAGGGTGGTCTAAATCATCAGGATTGAGATAAATGAGGTCTTTTTTACGCTCCTTTGGAACGTACTCGAGCAACTCTTCCGCAGGTCGCCATGCGGATCAATAACCGCCAAACCTTTTGCCATTTTGGATGTCTTGAATCAGTTGATACTTCAGCAGGGTAGGCTTGCCACTACCCGTGCCACCAATCACGAACATATGACGCTCGCGTTCGGATTCGGTAAGACCTATAGGCGTTTCACTGCCGTGATGCGCAATGACGCCTATAACAACGTCAAGTTTGGATTGCCATGCAGGCTGATTGGCGCGGGCAATACACGACTATGCGTACGTACCATGCCTTCCGTTCGAATCAGACCCTGGGGGAAATGAAAGATCGACGCAAGTTCGCCTGCGCTGAGTACCGATGGGGTACAGGGTAAAACAGAGCCTAAACGATGACTAAAAAGCATGGCGGAATACTTGTTGCTTTGAGCTGCCAATGGGTGTCTGGAGTACTGTATATTTTGGAAACCTGGGGAGTTCAGTGTTTCCAGCGATGCGGCAAAATCATTAAGGAGTGTTGCTGTCCGTTCGGAAGAGTATGCACTGAATCTCATATCGGTTAGAAATAACGGCTGTGATAACTTTAAAATTCCGTCAACTTTTGCATGCCCTCTCTTGAGGATTTGGTTATAAATACGCGATGCCTTTCTGGATGAATACTGTCGGAGAATAAGCTGCAGTGCTACTTCTTCGTCATCTTTGAGCTGAGTCATTGAACCTGCTATAAAAGCAATCGGGTCGGTCTCTGTTAGATCCTCTTGTGGTTTTAAGGGATAGGCAAAACTCCTCGTTTGCTTCAAACCCATAGTGACCGCGCCCGGCCTTAGCGGTGGTGCGGTGTCGAAATATTTGAATTTGAGCTCGGGCATATAAGATGCGAAATGTTTTTGGATACTCGGTAGATCGTCTTTGTCTGCAACGGCACGGTAGCGGATGCCGTTCTTTTTATCCCCGACGATCTCAAATGAAACTGGACTTTTGCTTTTAAAGTTCATCTGCAGGACGGCAAAGAGGTTTTTCGTATTGAGTGGCTGGGTATGGGGTTGTTTAGGGGGAGTTATTTCAAGCACACCAATAGTTCTTATAGCCCGAAGCATCCATAAATTCCTGATAATAGCGAGAAGCGGGCTAAGTATGAGACGCCATGCCCAATAGGCTATAAATGCCATCAAAAGTGAGTTGACAACATATTCTGCTGGATTATCGCCAAACAATTGCAGGAATCTGTCCATTACTTAAACAGTAACAGATGTAATACAGGGGTGCAATACGGTTAATTTGTGCCACGTTTTATTTGCGGGGCTGTTGGACTACGCTAAAAGAGTAGGTCAACTAAGTGATAGGAGGCATATGAGTGAGGTAAACCAATCGAACAAGAAAAAAGGTATCGGGCCGCCAAAAACGCTGTCATTATCTACCCAAGAACGGATAGAGCTTTTGGCAAACGTCATTTTGGATAAGATTTTGGCCGAAATGAATCCGGCAAGTGGTGCAAAGGGCTAATATGGAATACGAGCCACATATTCAAAATGCCGTCGCTGCAATACGCGTGTCCACGACCAAGCAAGGGACGCAGGGCGATTCGCCAGAAGCACAAAAGGAACAGATAGAGCGGTATGCCCAAAGCCGCGGGATATGCATCAAAAAGCTGTTTTTATTTCTTGAATCGGCATCGAAGGAGCAGCAGCCTATGCAGGAAGCGATTGATTACTGTAAAAATCCAAAACACAAGATTGACCTGTTTATAGTGAAGTCGATAGATAGATTCACGCGTGGTGGCTCATACTCATATAGTCAGCTTAAAATGCAGCTCGATAATGCAAATGTTCACCTGACTGATATCCATGGAATTATAGGCGCGCAAAAAGTGAATACGCTTGAACACTTAGGCCTCAGCTACAAATGGAGCGTGTATGATCCGACGAAAAATTCAGAGATATTAGAGGCAGAGCGCGCGAGTGACGAAAAGCGAGATATCATGACGCGCATGATAGGTTCTCAGATTCGCTATGCGCGCTTAGGCTACTGGGTTCGGCGTGCACCGCTTGGATATAAAAATGTTCATGTCGAAACGATCAATGGCAATCGATCTGTTTTGGAGCCGCATCCGCAACAAAGCCAATGGATTATCAAGATGTTCGAGTTGCGCTGCAGGGGGACGCTCGACGATGACTCAATTGTGCGCGAAATAAATAAGCTTGGTTTTCATACGCCCGTTAAATTTGTGCGCCATGAACATGACAAGACACGAATTATTGCCAAAAAGGGCGGCAGGCCTCTCAAAATTAAGACTCTTCATGCATATCTTGCTAACCCTGTATATGCTGGCATCAATGCTGAGCGTTGGCTCATGGGCAAAGCGGTTAGATGTAGGTTTGATGGTCTTGTTTCCATTGAGATGTTCAATCAAGCAAACCGCGGACGCATAACTATCGTGGAGGAGGGAGACGAAGTTCGAATCGTAGAGAATAAAATGGAAACGCGAGTACCAAAACAAAGTTTAACCCGATGTACCCATATAAACGCGTGGTGGCATGCCCGACATGTGGTGCTTTGTTGTTAGGGAGTGCAGCGAGGGGACATACGGGAATAAGGTATCCTGCTTATCACTGTGATAGGCGGCGGAGCACGACAATGGATTATAAATACCATTATTTTCGGGAACGGAAAGAAAAGTTTGATGCAACAATCGAGAAGTTTATCAAACGTATAGAGATAAAGCCAAAATACGAAAAGCAGATTATAACTACCGTGCTAAAACTATGGGAAAAGCGACAGGCTGAATCACGGCGCGATATTCAGGCGGTTACTTTGAAAATTGACGAATTGAAGTTGCAAGCAGAGATGGTTGCGGAGAAGATAAAATTTTTAAGCTCTGAGGTCACGATCAAATATTTAGAGGAGGATCTGTTGCGTATAGAGGCGCAGATAAAGAGCTACGATGAGTCGCGAGCTGGTAAGAATACCCAAGATGACCTAAGCCGAGAAGTCATAATTAAAAGCATAAAGAAACATATCAGACGACCCGATATGATCATACTGCGTCAGTCGGATCCCGTGCAGCAAGCAAACTTTTTTGGGCTACTGTTCGATAGGGTGCCAAAATATAACGAGCTGGTTGACGTGCTGGAAGATGAAACGCTTGATATAGGGCTGAATCAACTGTTCGAGATACGAAAAAACAACAGATGAATTCAAACAAATACAAGCGATATCATGAACCATTAATTACGCAAGTCAAATATGGTATCATTATCTTGTGAGTGACACTGATTTCTTAGAACAAATTTCCGCTAATCTATTGAAAATACGCAAACAGCAGCGCTACACTCAGCGTGAGCTTGCTAAGCTAGCAGGCTTGAACTCGAACTACTACGCAAAAGTTGAACGCGGCGAGGGCATGCCATCTATTAAGACCATCCATAAACTTGCCAAAGCCCTAAAGGTCACCGCGACCGACATCGTCGGGTTCTAGATCAGCATCAACACTTTCTGAGTAATGATATTGGTTGCTGGGATGGCCATGAAAATAACTGCACTAGTCTTTGTTTAGTTGGCCTGTGATGACCGTGCAATGAATCTATTAATCCCGGACGAAAGATAAGATAATCGAGATATGAACCCTAAATCAGAATACATACACCCAAACCTCCTTCTTGAATCATCTTACAAGGACTTACTAAAGCAATTTGATGACTACGGCCATATGATTGCCTGGGCTCGGGAAGAGAAACAGATTGAACTTGAGGATCTTATACGTCAGGACTGCGTATTTGTAGTTGGAGAGCCGGGACAGGGCAAATCACGGCTTGTACGAGAGCTTGCTGTTTTTGCCCAAACAAACGGCTATGGGACCTCAGTGGTTAGACTTAATAAGTTGGGTCGAGACCAATCTATCGAAGATGCACTTAGCGCTTCAGAAGAGCAAGTTAATTTTGATGTCTCAGCTAAGACAAATATGCTGGTATGTTTAGATGCTCTTGATGAAGTTACTTCAAGCAAGTTTCCAGATACAGTGCAGCAGATTCGTCAGTATCTTGCTACCCACCCGGGGCATAAGGTAGTTATAACTTCGAGAATTCACTTTACCAAATATGAGGAAAGTCTTGCTCCTATTAATGCGTCATATGCTCTATTGATGCCAGTTGACCGCCAGGCACAGATAAAGTTACTGAAGCAATACGGACTCACGGATCCGCAGATTGACGAGGCGTTTCTAAAGCTAAAACAGCAAGATAAAGAGACTGTTTTACAGACACCCCGATACTTAGAGTATTTCGCCCAATGGTATGTGCAGCATGGTATTGGCAAAAAGGCTCTGAGCAGGTCCGACATCTTTGACCATTTTGTGAATCAGGCCTTGGGCGAAGAAGATAAAAAGGTCGACAAGCGAATAGCTGCCCTTCGTAGGCGAACGCTCGAAAAACTAGCCTTGGTTATGGAGATTGCTCAAACAAATGCAATTAGCCAAGACGATATGATTACCTTTATTGAAGATTACAAATCCGAAGCCAAACTGCTTTTACTAGGCAGTACTGATGACCTGGATACGATCTACAATCATGGACTTTTAAAGGACGACGGAGAAAAAATTGCGTTTGATAACGCCGAACTACAAGAGTATCTAGCGGCCTCAACGATTAACCGTATGGATGATCCTGGTCGTGCGGCGTTTCAACTGGCAATAGATAAGGT encodes:
- a CDS encoding ATP-binding protein, translated to MNPKSEYIHPNLLLESSYKDLLKQFDDYGHMIAWAREEKQIELEDLIRQDCVFVVGEPGQGKSRLVRELAVFAQTNGYGTSVVRLNKLGRDQSIEDALSASEEQVNFDVSAKTNMLVCLDALDEVTSSKFPDTVQQIRQYLATHPGHKVVITSRIHFTKYEESLAPINASYALLMPVDRQAQIKLLKQYGLTDPQIDEAFLKLKQQDKETVLQTPRYLEYFAQWYVQHGIGKKALSRSDIFDHFVNQALGEEDKKVDKRIAALRRRTLEKLALVMEIAQTNAISQDDMITFIEDYKSEAKLLLLGSTDDLDTIYNHGLLKDDGEKIAFDNAELQEYLAASTINRMDDPGRAAFQLAIDKVQRAIHPSWYSALSFLLEMQPGLLVGIINLEKGHSRKSRATTGPRNSQIN
- a CDS encoding helix-turn-helix transcriptional regulator, with the translated sequence MSDTDFLEQISANLLKIRKQQRYTQRELAKLAGLNSNYYAKVERGEGMPSIKTIHKLAKALKVTATDIVGF
- a CDS encoding recombinase family protein, whose protein sequence is MEYEPHIQNAVAAIRVSTTKQGTQGDSPEAQKEQIERYAQSRGICIKKLFLFLESASKEQQPMQEAIDYCKNPKHKIDLFIVKSIDRFTRGGSYSYSQLKMQLDNANVHLTDIHGIIGAQKVNTLEHLGLSYKWSVYDPTKNSEILEAERASDEKRDIMTRMIGSQIRYARLGYWVRRAPLGYKNVHVETINGNRSVLEPHPQQSQWIIKMFELRCRGTLDDDSIVREINKLGFHTPVKFVRHEHDKTRIIAKKGGRPLKIKTLHAYLANPVYAGINAERWLMGKAVRCRFDGLVSIEMFNQANRGRITIVEEGDEVRIVENKMETRVPKQSLTRCTHINAWWHARHVVLCC